GAGATTCAATTGGAAGAAACCAATGGGAGTCAATGATATGCATGCTAGCACAAGGAATAACTAACATATCCACCATATATGAAGAATTTGGAAACCCCATAACCAAACATAGGGGTTTTCTCTCTATGAAATTTCACGAGTACAACCTTACTGTCGAATATTACAGGGTTCCTTTCCTAGTAGTCGTCGATCGACCTCCGGCGAATGCATCGAAAGAAGTGCGAGGGGTGATCAGACTCGATAAGTTGCACTGGTATTTCACAAAGTGGATTGATGCAGATATCCTTATATTCAATGATGGACATTGGTGGAATGAGGACAAGACTGTAAACATGTACGATTCACAAGACATCCCGAGTGCTTTAGCAATTTCCTTCTTGTCATTTACAAGTATATCACCCTCCCTCTGGATGCTCTTCGCTTCAACCTAAAGACACCAGTTGGGAGAAAACTTAATATGATTGCTTGTGGGGAATAAATAGAAGGTACTTCAGACAAACGGTCAATTCTCAATTCTAACTTGAGAGGAAGAACAAAGCTCGCCTAAAGCCTATAAAGTGACCATATAGCAATTCCCAATCACCCTTGTAGGCCCTGGCTTCAACTTGATGATTAGCCCTTTTAAGTCCATGACTGAGCATTACACATAAAGGATTGGAACTACCACGAGGTTTAAGTAAGCTTAGGATAAATTTATTTCCTACCATCTAATCATGGCCCAAGACACAACGATTTCGGGGTGGAGTTGACCAGATGgatgtgagtgtgtgtgtgtgtgtgtgtgtatgagagagagagagagagattagaTAGACAATCTTAATTCAAGTCCATTGCTCTGCTCCTCAATCAGGCCACTAGCGTCTTGTGATTAGATTCATTTTCTAGTTCAAGTCGATCATTTGAGTCCTAGGGCAGTACTAACAAGTTTCTTGAATCACATACCATCTGGATTCTTCGACCATAACAACTTCACCGATCATTAAAATTGCACGAACAAATGTCTTTCTCTACGCAGTTGCCAAGCTTCTTATTTTCACACGAGATCCCTAAAACCTAAATAAGATGGTTCATATTGCAGGGGCATCCATTTCCAAGAAGGAACAACAGTGAACATGACCATGAATGTCGTGGAAGCTTTTCAAAGATCATTGAATACGTGGGCCTCGTGGGTGATTCAAAATACCAAGCCTGACAAGAGTCACATCTTCTTCCGCAGCTTTTCACCAGTACACTACAGGCAAGTACTTTGTAGGAACTAATAATTAGTTGCAACACAAGTGCAGGACACTACTGATACTAACACTAGTTTTGTTGTACTCAGAAGTACTATTGTCATAGTAGTTTAAGGGAATTTGGTGAAATTGATTTGCAGGGATGGAGCGTGGAATGCAGGTGGTCATTGCCACACAAGTACCGCACCAGAAACGGACTATACCAAGCTGGAGAAAGAGCCAATCAACAATATATTCATTTCTGAGGTAGTCGCACAAATGCAAAATACAAGAAGAAATATGACCTTCCTAAACATCACATATCTAAGTGAGTACAGGAAAGATGGCCACCCTTCAGAACATCGTGAACCCGGCACCCCGGTTGGTGCACCGCAAGACTGCAGCCACTGGTGCCTCCCGGGAGTGCCAGACACTTGGAATGAACTTCTTTATGCCCATCTACTGTTGAATGGATTTAGAACCAAGTTGAAATGAATTTGATGGTAGCACAATATGACTAGCTGTTTTCGTATGCTTTGACCTGGGCTATTCATCAGCCTTTTCAGTTGGATTCACCTCAGTTTCCATTTCCTTGACTTTCTCAAGCTGCCTTAGGAGGCCTAGCCTCTCCGATCCATATGTAGAAGGTATCTGCCAAAAAGAGAAATCAACCAGTTAACACTGCAGATAGGCTCACTCAAACTGACAGGAAATTCATGATCAAATACACACCAGAGATGGTATATATCTTTGAATTGCAGCCAACATAGCAGCATGCCCAACTGCTGTAACCTGTCAGAAAAAATTACCTCATGTCAGCTTACAGTGGATCAAGCTCCACGAGTAATAGAGATGCAAAGTGCTGCAATCATGTAGCAGATGTGAAAGGAGAGGTTGAGTTTTTGTTCAAATGGCCTATTTTTCTAATTGCAACTCAGCTGACAGACTTCCAAGGCAGAAAATGCCCTCAAAACTGGACTGCTTGAGTATCAACAACTATGCACTTATCGTTACTAATAGCTTCACTACACTTGTAATGCATTATCCAAGCTCGAAAAACCATGACACTCGGGGAATAATCAATGTGTTTCTAATGCCCGTTAAAGGTCCATCTCTTCAGTTACAGTTAGCATCCTCAGTTCCCATACAGATCTTGGGCATGCATGACAATGAAATAGTTTGAGaaatagaaaaaggaaaaaaaaaagcagaATTTTAATCATCATATTGAAACATGAACTATCGTTGTCTAATCAGCAAGTTCCACGGTGCTTTAAATAAGAACAATCGAATAGAACTACTTACAGGGAGAAGCATAAGAAATCCAATAGGTACCACTGATGCCAAGTCAGTTAAAGTTCTCCGCAATGCTTGCTTCTCTTTTTCTGTCAACTCATCCCCTACTATCGACCTCCGAAGTAGCCCTAAAGCTGCAGCAACATCGATAGCGAGAAGCTGAGTTCCTTGCCAAACATCCTGGACACGGAAAATCCTTATTACTCTGAGAGGCCGCCTAAATACAAGGGAGCAGGCACTGCTCTCAGCCTGTCGTAACAACAAAAGAGAACTCCGCATAACGGAAAAGAAAATTACCTTATTCCTAAAACGGAATATAGACTTAATAGACAACTAAGAATTCTTACTACTAACTGCTCCTGAAGATAATGCGCTGAGTCATGGTTTCCAACAGAACAGAAAAACATGGAAAACCTGTGTATGTGTAAACTCTAATTATGAACTCTATTTTGAACGCTCATACTCACTCCTTTCCCCCCAAAGCACAACAAAAAGACCCAGAACATGAAGGTGGATCATATGGAAGCAGATAATTGAAAAACACAAAGTACaatgaaaaagaaagaagaaaacgaGTATAGACAATAATAAATAGCACTAGCAATAAGAACAAGActacaacaaaaacaacataccCAAGACTAGTCAGCTAAAAGTAAACAATTATCTCATAGTAGTAAGCCCATGGAGAAACCCGAACCGAATGTGACCACTAAGATCCAATTGATGGAAGTTTTCTTTCTTAGACAATTGGAGGAGCTGAGAGCTAAATAATTGGGCTACATGTCTATCCCCATACTCGTGGAATTTTCTCAAAGGTAATTTCACGAAAATGAGGTTATAAAGCAAAGGGAAAACTACACAATGGTTCTATTCAGTTGACATATGATGCACTACGTAAAACAGCAGAAAATAGATCCAGAGCATATTACCGTGCTAGTGTCTTTCAGTTTGTCTAATGATCTCTCAATAACATTCTCCTTTTTCTTCTGAAGAACCAATTGAGTTCTTCCAGCTCCTGCAGCATATGTCGAAGTGCGATCTGCCTTCTGACTTTCCTCCTAGAGTAGAATGCATCGACAACAAGCTGATAAATTTTCAGGGATATATAAATAGACCATGCATCTAGAAACATCACTCTCTGGAACATGGAAATATAGAAAACGAACTCAAAACAAATGAAGCTGGTCATGAACGACCTAGGCTGTGAGCTGGAGGTGCTAGAAGCAGTATTTATAATTAAGTCACATAAGACCACTTCATGCATCTGAATTTTTCTTGTCCACAATACAGGAAGAGATCAAGAAAGGGGATAAAGGGGACAGATGGATGGCTATCTGACAAACACCTGAGGTCTTGCATAACTATCTCTAGAATTTGTGCGAGGAAAAACTTCAATGATTCGTCCATAATGCATAGAGTTTTATTTTATGCTTTGTTTTGGCATAAAGTTACAAATGTTAGATTGATTATACAATTAATATTTACATGTTCAACGGCGTCCTTTAAAAACCACCAATATAGtgcaactgtttttttttttgttggtaaagtaataaaattcattagtaaaacatcaagaagatgcaaggttacagatGGGAAAAGCTGGCAGGCTTGGCAAAACCTGTAGAACAATCTAAAGATATCCTATCTCTACTGAACTAGAGAAAAGGAGCTGATAAAATCTAGAAAGTTACCCACATTGTTTACAGGGGCAAAAAAATGCCAACTAAAAAGACTAACTAAACACCTAGACTTTAGAGAGCAAATAggagttgagattccttcaaagcatctgttgtttctctccttccataggGTCCAAAAAATTACTGCTGGGATCATTCTCCAAATTCTTTTAATGGATTTGTCAACTCTCCAGAGTATCCAGCTAGCATATGCATCTTTGATGTTGAAGGGCATTACCCATTGTAGACCAAGCATAGAGTAGAAGAAAAACCAGAGGCTAGCTGCTGCAGGGCAGTGCAAAAATAGATGGTTGACACTTTCATTGGTCTGCTTGCACATGGTACACATGTTAACAACTATTACACCTCTCCTTCTAAGATTGTCTTGTGTTAGGCATGCTTCCTTCAGTGCAGTCCAA
The nucleotide sequence above comes from Lycium barbarum isolate Lr01 chromosome 3, ASM1917538v2, whole genome shotgun sequence. Encoded proteins:
- the LOC132629793 gene encoding protein trichome birefringence-like 8 — its product is MDLQPVSPHQQQNTTNNNNKLFFFFPLKFANKDISHALFFVFLLFSSIFFYNLLSPLDPQSLLGISILSKILPKNSENSSKACDYSYGKWVWDESYALDQYNENCPFLDPGFRCRQSGRRDLDYRKWRWQPHGCDLPRFNAEDFLERSRNGRIVFAGDSIGRNQWESMICMLAQGITNISTIYEEFGNPITKHRGFLSMKFHEYNLTVEYYRVPFLVVVDRPPANASKEVRGVIRLDKLHWYFTKWIDADILIFNDGHWWNEDKTVNMGIHFQEGTTVNMTMNVVEAFQRSLNTWASWVIQNTKPDKSHIFFRSFSPVHYRDGAWNAGGHCHTSTAPETDYTKLEKEPINNIFISEVVAQMQNTRRNMTFLNITYLSEYRKDGHPSEHREPGTPVGAPQDCSHWCLPGVPDTWNELLYAHLLLNGFRTKLK